A portion of the Lolium rigidum isolate FL_2022 chromosome 1, APGP_CSIRO_Lrig_0.1, whole genome shotgun sequence genome contains these proteins:
- the LOC124682249 gene encoding 2-oxoglutarate-dependent dioxygenase 19-like has protein sequence MARPDRPDSKENGDGAGAYSEDGIPIIDLDLLTNGDSDRRSEAIRHLGRACEDWGIFMVINHGVPESLQGATTDACKELFSLPTEEKSEYMDAGPMDPVRVGTGFNSADGAKYCRNYLKMFAHPELHCPAKPAHLREIAAEYAARTRGLMLDLTTAVSQSLGLDGGRIAQALNLDNCFQILVGNHYPPAGPDVGAIGFPTHSDHALLTLLFQNGVHGLQVKHGREWLLAKPVPGSFFIIVGDQLEIVSNGRYKALLHRALVDDEQPRMSFLSLIGPCLDAVVEPITELARQAPHGAEFRGIKYRDYMEHQQTNKLRENAALDIVRVQRESEMLTRQQFSD, from the exons CATCATCGACCTTGACCTCCTCACCAACGGCGACTCCGATCGCCGGTCAGAGGCGATCCGACACCTCGGCCGGGCGTGCGAGGACTGGGGCATCTTCATG GTCATCAACCATGGTGTCCCTGAGTCTCTCCAAGGAGCGACCACGGATGCGTGCAAAGAGCTGTTTAGTTTACCCACGGAGGAAAAGTCCGAGTACATGGACGCCGGCCCGATGGACCCCGTTCGCGTTGGGACGGGTTTCAATTCTGCCGACGGCGCCAAGTATTGCAGAAACTATCTCAAGATGTTCGCTCACCCGGAGCTGCACTGCCCGGCAAAGCCCGCGCATCTACGAGAAATTGCTGCCGAGTACGCGGCTCGCACGAGAGGCCTGATGCTCGATCTCACGACGGCGGTCTCCCAGAGCCTGGGGCTCGACGGCGGCCGCATCGCCCAAGCGCTGAACCTGGACAACTGCTTCCAGATCCTCGTCGGGAACCACTACCCGCCGGCTGGCCCGGACGTCGGGGCCATCGGGTTCCCGACTCACTCCGACCACGCACTCCTCACTCTGCTCTTCCAGAACGGCGTCCACGGCCTCCAGGTCAAGCACGGCCGCGAGTGGCTCCTCGCCAAGCCCGTCCCCGgctccttcttcatcatcgtcggcgatcAGCTCGAG ATTGTGAGCAATGGAAGGTACAAGGCCCTGCTCCACCGCGCGTTGGTCGACGACGAGCAGCCGAGGATGTCGTTCTTGAGCCTCATCGGGCCGTGCCTGGACGCCGTCGTCGAGCCGATCACAGAGCTGGCACGACAGGCACCGCATGGCGCCGAGTTCCGGGGTATCAAATATAGAGACTACATGGAGCACCAGCAGACCAACAAACTCAGGGAGAATGCGGCGCTGGACATCGTTCGGGTGCAGCGTGAGAGTGAGATGCTCACACGCCAACAGTTCTCCGATTAG